Proteins from a single region of Streptomyces spectabilis:
- a CDS encoding putative bifunctional diguanylate cyclase/phosphodiesterase, whose product MSGQTASASVLDGGLGAPLPSPGAPMARRPAPSGGTGLLSQVFLLLICGGYATGSALGWGSTRLALIMGDFGLSAAAAAAAVSCFFYSRTRRSRFRPAWLLFALSSAMAACGNAVWGWHEVVLGQRVPERGFADLFFLCFAPPAIIGLLVLAKRPVTKAGWVCLGLDAWLIGGSLLTLSWSLALAHTAQFEGPGVAHAALSLAYPLLDIALVSMVLALHFRRSSANRTAVNTAIGALALTVMCDALFTSPLLHASYRSGQLLDAGWFAGSLLLAYAPWATPRQGRADTDPTRLGHRPYDRPRAASVRDVRGARDPHDVRDVRDVHTARDPRDVRDVRDGRDPRDHERGDAVRYATTRPIAGSLAALTPYLAAAVCTLGILYNVLNGRSVDEVVLFTAGTVVLALVVRQGIMLLDNITLTQELAQKENHFRSLVQGSSDVIMIAAPSGILRYVSPAAAGVYGREADDLVGSELATLMHPEDLGRVVHEVRRFLAANPVEEPTTRIECRFKSGSGEWLNVESTVNRHHGGLIFNSRDVTERVRLQAQLQHNAEHDPLTDLPNRALFTRRVAQALGGRRVTDRGTAVLFIDLDGFKAVNDTIGHQAGDELLVMAAQRLQEAVRSSDTASRLGGDEFAALIVGDGTRDQAAREKHIMELADRLRLRLSQPYDIDGNDVRVAASIGVAFAEPGVGAGELLRNADLAMYRAKAAGKGRVELYAPQMQADVARKAELATRLRSALHEGEFTLLHQPVVALDSGRITSVAAQARWRSAQGIMFTPAEFLRTAEDGDRTAELGRWLLQEAVEQAADRALAGHAMPVSVRIGARRLVDRSLPLGSLEALLTRHGLPSGALVIELADSDPRVSLDELERRLTSLRRLGVRVALDGFGSGCAAITALRRLPVDVLKLDRGLVEGVVESARLHKITAGLLRIATDLGLDSVADGVDHPEQVVALRAMGCTHGQGMAFSGPLDEYRLRRALAMGEYPVPRGPVEPVCVGGPAVAPPDAFGGASAAYVSGTVAGATPFGRSHAETPVPPT is encoded by the coding sequence ATGAGCGGGCAGACGGCCTCCGCGTCCGTCCTCGACGGCGGGCTCGGCGCCCCCTTGCCCTCGCCGGGAGCGCCCATGGCGCGGCGCCCGGCACCGAGCGGCGGCACGGGCCTGCTCTCGCAGGTCTTCCTGCTGCTGATCTGCGGCGGCTATGCCACCGGGTCCGCCCTCGGCTGGGGCTCCACCCGGCTCGCGCTCATCATGGGCGACTTCGGCCTCAGCGCCGCCGCCGCGGCCGCCGCGGTCTCCTGCTTCTTCTACTCCCGCACCCGGCGCAGCCGCTTTCGACCCGCGTGGCTGCTGTTCGCGCTCTCCTCCGCGATGGCGGCCTGCGGAAACGCGGTGTGGGGATGGCACGAGGTCGTCCTGGGGCAGCGTGTGCCCGAGCGCGGCTTCGCGGACCTGTTCTTCCTGTGCTTCGCGCCGCCCGCGATCATCGGCCTGCTCGTGCTCGCCAAGCGCCCGGTCACCAAGGCCGGCTGGGTGTGCCTCGGGCTCGACGCCTGGCTCATCGGCGGCTCGCTGCTCACGCTCTCCTGGAGCCTCGCCCTCGCGCACACCGCGCAGTTCGAAGGCCCGGGCGTCGCGCACGCCGCGCTGTCGCTCGCGTACCCGCTCCTGGACATCGCCCTCGTCAGCATGGTCCTGGCGCTGCACTTCAGGCGCTCATCGGCGAACCGCACCGCCGTGAACACCGCGATCGGGGCCCTCGCGCTCACCGTGATGTGCGACGCCCTGTTCACCTCGCCGCTGCTGCACGCCAGCTACCGCTCCGGCCAGCTGCTCGACGCGGGCTGGTTCGCCGGTTCCCTGCTCCTCGCCTACGCCCCGTGGGCGACGCCCCGGCAGGGACGCGCCGACACGGACCCCACGCGCCTGGGGCACCGCCCGTACGACAGGCCGCGCGCCGCGAGCGTGCGCGACGTACGAGGCGCCCGTGACCCCCACGACGTACGGGACGTGCGGGACGTGCACACCGCGCGGGATCCGCGTGACGTACGGGACGTGCGGGACGGGCGTGATCCGCGCGACCACGAGCGGGGCGACGCCGTGCGGTACGCGACGACCCGGCCCATCGCCGGCTCGCTCGCCGCCCTCACGCCGTACCTGGCCGCCGCCGTCTGCACGCTCGGGATCCTCTACAACGTCCTGAACGGCCGCAGCGTCGACGAGGTCGTGCTCTTCACCGCGGGCACCGTCGTCCTCGCGCTCGTCGTGCGGCAGGGCATCATGCTGCTCGACAACATCACGCTCACCCAGGAACTGGCCCAGAAGGAGAACCACTTCCGCTCCCTGGTGCAGGGTTCCAGCGACGTCATCATGATCGCCGCCCCGAGCGGCATCCTGCGGTACGTCAGCCCTGCCGCCGCCGGGGTCTACGGCCGCGAGGCGGACGACCTCGTCGGCTCCGAGCTGGCCACGCTCATGCACCCGGAGGACCTCGGCCGCGTGGTCCACGAGGTGCGCCGCTTCCTCGCCGCCAACCCCGTGGAGGAGCCCACGACGCGGATCGAGTGCCGCTTCAAGTCCGGCAGCGGTGAATGGCTCAATGTGGAGTCCACCGTCAACCGCCACCACGGCGGTCTCATCTTCAACAGCCGGGACGTGACCGAACGGGTGCGCCTCCAGGCGCAGTTGCAGCACAACGCCGAGCACGATCCGCTCACCGACCTGCCCAACCGGGCACTCTTCACCCGCCGAGTCGCGCAAGCGCTCGGCGGTCGCAGAGTCACCGACCGGGGCACGGCCGTCCTCTTCATCGACCTCGACGGCTTCAAGGCCGTCAACGACACCATCGGCCACCAGGCGGGCGACGAACTCCTCGTGATGGCCGCCCAGCGCCTCCAGGAGGCCGTCCGCTCGTCGGACACCGCCTCGCGCCTCGGCGGCGACGAGTTCGCCGCCCTCATCGTCGGCGACGGCACCCGCGACCAGGCCGCGCGCGAGAAGCACATCATGGAGCTGGCCGACCGGCTGCGGCTCAGACTCTCCCAGCCGTACGACATCGACGGCAACGATGTCCGGGTGGCCGCGTCCATCGGCGTCGCCTTCGCCGAGCCGGGCGTCGGCGCGGGCGAGCTGCTGCGCAACGCCGACCTCGCGATGTACCGCGCGAAGGCGGCGGGCAAGGGCCGCGTGGAGCTGTACGCGCCCCAGATGCAGGCCGACGTCGCCCGCAAGGCCGAGCTCGCCACCCGGCTGCGCAGCGCCCTGCACGAGGGCGAGTTCACGCTCCTGCACCAGCCCGTCGTGGCCCTCGACAGTGGCCGGATCACCTCGGTCGCCGCCCAGGCGCGGTGGCGCTCGGCCCAGGGCATCATGTTCACGCCCGCCGAGTTCCTGCGCACCGCCGAGGACGGCGACCGCACCGCCGAGCTGGGCCGCTGGCTGCTCCAGGAGGCCGTCGAGCAGGCCGCGGACCGCGCTCTCGCCGGGCACGCGATGCCCGTCTCCGTACGGATCGGCGCGCGCCGCCTGGTCGACCGCTCCCTGCCGCTGGGCTCCCTCGAAGCCCTGCTCACCCGGCACGGGCTGCCGTCCGGCGCGCTCGTCATCGAGCTCGCGGACAGCGACCCGCGGGTCTCCCTCGACGAGCTCGAGCGCCGCCTCACCTCCCTGCGGCGGCTCGGCGTCCGGGTCGCGCTCGACGGCTTCGGCAGCGGCTGCGCGGCGATCACGGCGCTGCGGCGGCTCCCCGTCGACGTCCTGAAGCTGGACCGCGGGCTCGTCGAGGGCGTCGTGGAGTCCGCGCGCCTGCACAAGATCACGGCCGGTCTCCTGCGCATCGCCACCGACCTCGGCCTCGACTCGGTCGCCGACGGCGTGGACCACCCCGAGCAGGTCGTGGCGCTGCGCGCGATGGGCTGCACGCACGGGCAGGGCATGGCGTTCTCCGGCCCGCTCGACGAGTACCGGCTGCGCCGGGCGCTCGCGATGGGGGAGTACCCGGTGCCGCGCGGCCCGGTGGAGCCGGTGTGCGTGGGCGGTCCCGCCGTGGCGCCCCCGGACGCCTTCGGCGGCGCGAGCGCGGCCTATGTGTCCGGGACGGTGGCCGGGGCCACCCCGTTCGGCCGCTCACATGCTGAGACGCCCGTCCCACCTACTTGA
- a CDS encoding acetolactate synthase large subunit, which produces MPMTEQATGASHPQPRPRSSGQQQSAPVEHVTGAQSLIRSLEEVGADTVFGIPGGAILPAYDPMMDSTRVRHILVRHEQGAGHAATGYAQATGRVGVCMATSGPGATNLVTPIADAHMDSVPLVAITGQVSSKAIGTDAFQEADIVGITMPITKHNFLVTKAEDIPRTIAEAFHIASTGRPGPVLVDIAKDALQARTTFSWPPQQELPGYRPVTKPHAKQIREAAKLITAAKRPVLYVGGGVIKAGATAELKVLAELTGAPVTTTLMALGAFPDSHPLHVGMPGMHGAVTAVTALQKADLIVALGARFDDRVTGKLDSFAPFAKIVHADIDPAEIGKNRAADVPIVGDAREVIADLVQAIQAEHTAGHTGDYTAWWADLNRWRDTYPLGYDHPDNGQLAPQQVIERIGQLAPEGTVFAAGVGQHQMWAAHFIQYERPATWLNSGGAGTMGYAVPAAMGAKAGEPDKTVWAIDGDGCFQMTNQELTTCALNNIPIKVAIINNGALGMVRQWQTLFYNQRYSNTVLHSGPGADGKQPSAGTRVPDFVKLSEAMGCYAIRCEDPADLDKVIEEANAINDRPVVIDFIVHEDAQVWPMVAAGTSNDEVMAARGVRPDFGDGEDD; this is translated from the coding sequence ATGCCGATGACCGAGCAGGCCACCGGGGCCAGCCATCCGCAGCCGCGGCCCCGATCCTCTGGACAGCAGCAGTCCGCGCCCGTCGAGCACGTCACGGGTGCGCAGTCCCTGATCCGTTCGCTCGAGGAAGTCGGGGCCGACACCGTATTCGGCATTCCCGGAGGCGCGATCCTCCCGGCGTACGACCCGATGATGGACTCCACGCGCGTCCGTCACATCCTGGTCCGCCACGAGCAGGGCGCGGGCCACGCGGCCACCGGTTACGCCCAGGCCACCGGCAGGGTCGGCGTCTGCATGGCCACCTCGGGCCCCGGTGCCACCAACCTGGTCACGCCCATCGCGGACGCCCACATGGACTCGGTGCCGCTCGTCGCCATCACCGGCCAGGTCTCCTCCAAGGCCATCGGCACGGACGCCTTCCAGGAGGCGGACATCGTCGGCATCACCATGCCGATCACCAAGCACAACTTCCTGGTCACCAAGGCCGAGGACATCCCGCGCACCATCGCGGAGGCCTTCCACATCGCCTCCACGGGCCGCCCGGGCCCCGTCCTCGTCGACATCGCCAAGGACGCGCTGCAGGCGCGGACCACGTTCTCCTGGCCGCCGCAGCAGGAGCTGCCCGGCTACCGCCCGGTGACCAAGCCGCACGCCAAGCAGATCCGCGAGGCGGCGAAGCTCATCACCGCCGCGAAGCGCCCCGTCCTGTACGTCGGCGGCGGCGTCATCAAGGCCGGCGCCACCGCCGAGCTGAAGGTCCTCGCCGAGCTCACCGGCGCGCCCGTCACCACCACCCTGATGGCGCTCGGCGCGTTCCCCGACAGCCACCCGCTGCACGTGGGCATGCCGGGCATGCACGGTGCGGTCACCGCCGTCACCGCGCTGCAGAAGGCCGACCTGATCGTCGCCCTCGGCGCCCGCTTCGACGACCGCGTCACCGGCAAGCTGGACAGCTTCGCCCCGTTCGCGAAGATCGTGCACGCCGACATCGACCCGGCCGAGATCGGCAAGAACCGCGCCGCCGACGTGCCGATCGTCGGCGACGCCCGCGAGGTCATCGCCGACCTCGTCCAGGCCATCCAGGCCGAGCACACCGCGGGCCACACCGGCGACTACACCGCCTGGTGGGCCGACCTGAACCGCTGGCGCGACACGTACCCGCTCGGCTACGACCACCCCGACAACGGCCAGCTCGCGCCGCAGCAGGTCATCGAGCGCATCGGCCAACTGGCGCCCGAGGGCACGGTCTTCGCCGCGGGTGTCGGCCAGCACCAGATGTGGGCCGCGCACTTCATCCAGTACGAGCGGCCCGCGACCTGGCTCAACTCCGGCGGCGCGGGAACGATGGGCTACGCCGTCCCGGCCGCGATGGGCGCCAAGGCCGGTGAGCCCGACAAGACCGTCTGGGCCATCGACGGCGACGGCTGCTTCCAGATGACCAATCAGGAGCTGACCACCTGCGCCCTGAACAACATCCCGATCAAGGTCGCCATCATCAACAACGGCGCCCTGGGGATGGTCCGCCAGTGGCAGACGCTGTTCTACAACCAGCGCTACTCCAACACGGTCCTGCACTCCGGCCCCGGCGCCGACGGCAAGCAGCCGAGCGCGGGCACCCGCGTCCCGGACTTCGTCAAGCTGTCCGAGGCGATGGGCTGTTACGCGATCCGCTGTGAGGACCCGGCCGACCTCGACAAGGTCATCGAGGAGGCCAACGCCATCAACGACCGCCCCGTCGTGATCGACTTCATCGTCCACGAGGACGCCCAGGTCTGGCCGATGGTCGCGGCGGGCACCTCGAACGACGAGGTCATGGCCGCCCGGGGCGTGCGCCCCGACTTCGGCGACGGCGAAGACGACTGA
- the ilvN gene encoding acetolactate synthase small subunit, giving the protein MSKHTLSVLVENTPGILARIAALFSRRGFNIDSLAVGVTEHPDISRITIVVNVEELPLEQVTKQLNKLVNVLKIVELEPGAAVQRELVLVKVRADNETRSQIVEIVQLFRAKTVDVSPEAVTIEATGSSDKLEAMLKMLEPFGIKELVQSGTIAIGRGSRSITDRSLRALDRTA; this is encoded by the coding sequence ATGTCCAAGCACACGCTCTCGGTCCTCGTCGAGAACACCCCCGGTATCCTGGCCAGGATCGCCGCCCTCTTCTCCCGCCGCGGCTTCAACATCGACTCCCTCGCCGTCGGCGTCACCGAGCACCCCGACATCTCGCGCATCACCATTGTCGTGAATGTCGAGGAACTGCCGCTCGAACAGGTCACGAAGCAGCTCAACAAGCTGGTGAACGTCCTGAAGATCGTCGAACTGGAGCCGGGCGCGGCCGTTCAGCGTGAACTCGTCCTCGTGAAGGTGCGCGCCGACAACGAGACCCGCTCCCAGATCGTCGAGATCGTCCAGCTGTTCCGCGCCAAGACCGTGGACGTCTCGCCCGAGGCCGTGACCATCGAGGCCACCGGGTCGAGCGACAAGCTGGAGGCCATGCTCAAGATGCTCGAACCCTTCGGCATCAAGGAGCTGGTGCAGTCCGGCACGATCGCGATCGGCCGCGGCTCGCGCTCGATCACCGACCGCAGCCTGCGGGCGCTCGACCGCACCGCCTGA
- the ilvC gene encoding ketol-acid reductoisomerase codes for MAELFYDADADLSIIQGRKVAVIGYGSQGHAHALSLRDSGVDVRVGLHEGSKSKAKAEEQGLRVVTPAEAAAEADVIMVLVPDPIQAQVYEESIKDNLKDGDALFFGHGLNIRFGFIKAPEGVDVCMVAPKGPGHLVRRQYEEGRGVPCIAAVEQDATGKGFELALSYAKGIGGTRAGVIKTTFTEETETDLFGEQAVLCGGTAALVKAGFETLVEAGYQPEIAYFECLHELKLIVDLMYEGGLEKMRWSVSETAEWGDYVTGPRIITDATKAEMKKVLAEIQDGTFAQQWMDEYHGGLKKYNEYKKQDEDHLLETTGKELRKLMSWVNDNE; via the coding sequence GTGGCCGAGCTGTTCTACGACGCCGACGCCGACCTGTCCATCATCCAGGGCCGCAAGGTCGCGGTCATCGGTTACGGCAGCCAGGGTCACGCCCACGCCCTCTCGCTGCGCGACTCCGGTGTGGACGTCCGGGTCGGTCTGCACGAGGGCTCCAAGTCGAAGGCCAAGGCCGAGGAGCAGGGCCTGCGCGTGGTCACGCCCGCCGAGGCCGCCGCCGAGGCCGACGTCATCATGGTCCTGGTCCCGGACCCCATCCAGGCCCAGGTCTACGAGGAGTCCATCAAGGACAACCTGAAGGACGGCGACGCGCTGTTCTTCGGCCACGGCCTGAACATCCGCTTCGGCTTCATCAAGGCCCCCGAGGGCGTCGACGTCTGCATGGTCGCCCCCAAGGGCCCGGGCCACCTGGTGCGCCGTCAGTACGAGGAGGGCCGCGGCGTCCCGTGCATCGCGGCGGTCGAGCAGGACGCCACCGGCAAGGGCTTCGAGCTGGCCCTGTCGTACGCCAAGGGCATCGGCGGCACCCGTGCGGGCGTCATCAAGACGACCTTCACCGAGGAGACCGAGACCGACCTGTTCGGTGAGCAGGCCGTGCTCTGCGGCGGCACCGCCGCCCTGGTCAAGGCGGGCTTCGAGACCCTCGTCGAGGCGGGCTACCAGCCGGAGATCGCCTACTTCGAGTGCCTCCACGAGCTGAAGCTGATCGTCGACCTCATGTACGAGGGCGGCCTGGAGAAGATGCGCTGGTCGGTCTCCGAGACCGCCGAGTGGGGCGACTACGTCACGGGCCCGCGCATCATCACGGACGCCACCAAGGCCGAGATGAAGAAGGTCCTGGCCGAGATCCAGGACGGCACGTTCGCCCAGCAGTGGATGGACGAATACCACGGCGGTCTGAAGAAGTACAACGAGTACAAGAAGCAGGACGAGGACCACCTGCTCGAGACCACGGGCAAGGAGCTGCGCAAGCTCATGTCCTGGGTCAACGACAACGAGTAG
- the serA gene encoding phosphoglycerate dehydrogenase encodes MSTAANGKPVVLIAEELSPATVEALGPDFEIRRCNGADRAELLPAIADVDAILVRSATKVDAEAIAAARKLKVVARAGVGLDNVDVSAATKAGVMVVNAPTSNIVTAAELACGLLLATARNIPQANTALKNGEWKRSKYTGVELAEKTLGVVGLGRIGALVAQRMSAFGMKVVAYDPYVQPARAAQMGVKVLSLDELLEVSDFITVHLPKTPETVGLIGDDALHKVKPAVRIVNAARGGIVDEEALYSALKEGRVAGAGLDVYAKEPCTDSPLFELDQVVCTPHLGASTDEAQEKAGISVAKSVRLALAGELVPDAVNVQGGVIAEDVRPGLPLAEKLGRIFTALAGEVAVRLDVEVYGEITQHDVKVLELSALKGVFEDVVDETVSYVNAPLFAQERGVEVRLTTSSESPDHRNVVTVRGTLGDGEEVAVSGTLAGPKNHQKIVAVGDYDVDLALADHMVVLRYADRPGVVGTVGRVLGEAGINIAGMQVARADVGGEALAVLTVDDTVPAGVLAEVAAEIGATSARSVNLAD; translated from the coding sequence GTGAGCACTGCTGCCAACGGCAAACCGGTCGTACTCATCGCTGAAGAGCTGTCGCCCGCGACCGTCGAAGCCCTGGGCCCCGACTTCGAGATCCGGCGCTGCAACGGCGCGGACCGCGCGGAGCTGCTGCCCGCCATCGCCGACGTCGACGCCATCCTGGTCCGCTCCGCGACCAAGGTCGACGCCGAGGCCATCGCCGCCGCCCGCAAGCTGAAGGTCGTCGCCCGCGCGGGCGTCGGCCTCGACAACGTCGACGTCTCCGCCGCCACCAAGGCGGGCGTCATGGTGGTGAACGCCCCCACCTCGAACATCGTCACCGCCGCCGAGCTGGCCTGTGGCCTGCTCCTGGCCACCGCCCGCAACATCCCGCAGGCCAACACGGCGCTGAAGAACGGCGAGTGGAAGCGCTCCAAGTACACCGGGGTGGAGCTGGCCGAGAAGACCCTCGGCGTCGTCGGCCTCGGCCGCATCGGCGCGCTCGTGGCGCAGCGGATGTCCGCGTTCGGCATGAAGGTCGTCGCCTACGACCCGTACGTACAGCCCGCGCGCGCCGCGCAGATGGGCGTGAAGGTGCTCTCCCTCGACGAGCTGCTCGAGGTCTCGGACTTCATCACCGTGCACCTGCCGAAGACGCCCGAGACGGTGGGCCTCATCGGCGACGACGCGCTGCACAAGGTCAAGCCGGCGGTGCGGATCGTGAACGCCGCCCGCGGCGGCATCGTGGACGAGGAAGCGCTGTACTCCGCGCTCAAGGAGGGCCGCGTCGCGGGTGCCGGCCTCGATGTGTACGCGAAGGAGCCGTGCACCGACTCCCCGCTGTTCGAGCTCGACCAGGTCGTGTGCACCCCGCACCTCGGCGCGTCCACCGACGAGGCGCAGGAGAAGGCGGGCATCTCGGTCGCCAAGTCCGTGCGGCTCGCGCTCGCGGGCGAGCTGGTCCCCGACGCGGTGAACGTCCAGGGCGGTGTCATCGCCGAGGACGTGCGCCCCGGACTGCCGCTCGCCGAGAAGCTCGGCCGGATCTTCACCGCCCTCGCGGGCGAGGTCGCGGTCCGGCTCGACGTCGAGGTGTACGGCGAGATCACCCAGCACGACGTGAAGGTGCTCGAACTGTCCGCGCTCAAGGGCGTGTTCGAGGACGTCGTCGACGAGACCGTCTCGTACGTGAACGCGCCGCTGTTCGCGCAGGAGCGCGGCGTCGAGGTGCGGCTCACCACCTCCTCGGAGTCGCCCGACCACCGCAACGTGGTCACCGTGCGCGGCACGCTCGGCGACGGCGAGGAGGTCGCGGTGTCCGGCACGCTCGCCGGACCCAAGAACCACCAGAAGATCGTCGCGGTCGGCGACTACGACGTGGACCTGGCGCTCGCCGACCACATGGTCGTGCTGCGGTACGCGGACCGGCCCGGTGTCGTCGGCACCGTCGGGCGCGTCCTCGGGGAGGCCGGGATCAACATCGCGGGCATGCAGGTCGCTCGCGCTGACGTGGGCGGGGAGGCACTGGCCGTCCTCACCGTCGACGACACCGTGCCGGCCGGGGTGCTGGCGGAGGTCGCCGCCGAGATCGGGGCCACGTCCGCCCGTTCGGTGAACCTGGCCGACTGA
- a CDS encoding MFS transporter produces the protein MTTTTPPPPAPATDRAGRKEWTALAVLMLPLLLVSMDVSVLYFAVPALNADLEPSGTQQLWIFDIYAFVLAGLLMTMGSLGDRIGRRKLLLIGAAAFGAASLTAAYATSPELLIAARAVLGIGGATLMPSTMALVRTLFRDPGQRATAIGIWSGVMVGGVALGSVLSGVLVEFFWWGSVFLVNLPAMVLLLILAPVLIPESKDPRPGRFDLLSVPLSLAAVLPVVYGLKELPSQGVRWPYVASLVVGALFAVLFVRRQLTASSPLISPALFRGGRGFGTAVALNLISSFAMLGSAYFTTQYLQSVLGKSALEAALWALLPSVLIGFAAPVATAAVRGGAARAHVVAGGFALSACGYGLLFAAGTDAMWTVLAGAGVLACGAVVVGSQLTDLALGAAPAEKAGAASSLLETGQEFGGALGMAVLGSIGTAVFRHEMPDTAPDAARETLGGAVAVASQLPPTAADALTAAARTAFTSGMHIAALAGALVLLAAAALAARALR, from the coding sequence ATGACCACGACAACCCCGCCTCCGCCCGCCCCCGCCACCGACCGCGCGGGCCGCAAGGAGTGGACGGCCCTGGCCGTCCTGATGCTGCCGCTGCTGCTCGTGTCGATGGACGTGTCGGTCCTCTACTTCGCGGTCCCCGCCTTGAACGCCGACCTGGAGCCCAGCGGCACCCAGCAGCTGTGGATCTTCGACATCTACGCGTTCGTGCTCGCGGGTCTGCTGATGACCATGGGCTCGCTCGGCGACCGCATCGGCCGCCGCAAGCTCCTGCTGATCGGCGCGGCCGCCTTCGGCGCGGCGTCCCTCACCGCCGCCTACGCCACGAGCCCGGAGCTGCTCATCGCCGCCCGCGCGGTCCTCGGCATCGGCGGCGCGACCCTGATGCCGTCCACGATGGCGCTGGTCCGCACCCTGTTCCGCGACCCCGGTCAGCGCGCCACGGCGATCGGCATCTGGTCGGGGGTCATGGTCGGCGGCGTCGCGCTCGGCTCGGTGCTCAGCGGCGTCCTCGTCGAGTTCTTCTGGTGGGGCTCTGTCTTCCTGGTCAACCTGCCCGCGATGGTGCTGCTCCTGATCCTCGCGCCCGTCCTCATCCCCGAGTCCAAGGACCCGCGTCCGGGCCGCTTCGACCTGCTGAGCGTGCCCCTGTCCCTCGCGGCGGTGCTGCCCGTGGTCTACGGCCTCAAGGAGCTGCCGTCCCAGGGGGTGCGGTGGCCGTACGTCGCCTCACTCGTGGTCGGCGCCCTCTTCGCCGTGCTCTTCGTGCGCCGTCAGCTCACCGCGTCGTCGCCGCTGATCTCCCCCGCCCTCTTCCGCGGCGGCCGGGGCTTCGGGACCGCCGTCGCGCTGAACCTCATCTCGTCCTTCGCGATGCTCGGTTCGGCGTACTTCACCACGCAGTACCTCCAGTCGGTGCTCGGCAAGAGCGCGCTGGAGGCCGCGCTGTGGGCGCTGCTCCCCTCGGTCCTCATCGGCTTCGCCGCGCCGGTCGCGACGGCGGCGGTGCGCGGGGGCGCGGCGCGGGCCCACGTGGTCGCGGGCGGCTTCGCGCTCTCGGCCTGCGGCTACGGCCTGCTCTTCGCCGCCGGTACGGACGCGATGTGGACGGTGCTCGCCGGGGCCGGGGTGCTCGCCTGCGGGGCCGTGGTCGTGGGCTCCCAGCTGACGGACCTGGCGCTCGGGGCGGCCCCCGCGGAGAAGGCGGGCGCGGCCTCGTCCCTCCTGGAGACGGGCCAGGAGTTCGGCGGCGCCCTCGGGATGGCGGTCCTGGGCTCCATCGGCACGGCGGTGTTCCGCCACGAGATGCCGGACACGGCCCCGGACGCGGCCCGCGAGACCCTGGGCGGCGCCGTGGCGGTCGCCTCCCAGCTCCCGCCCACGGCGGCGGACGCCCTGACGGCCGCGGCCCGGACCGCCTTCACCAGCGGCATGCACATCGCGGCCCTGGCGGGTGCCCTCGTCCTGCTCGCGGCGGCGGCCCTGGCGGCGAGGGCGCTGCGCTGA
- a CDS encoding TetR/AcrR family transcriptional regulator, translating to MGHREDLLAGAKRCLLEKGFVRTTARDVVKESGTNLASIGYHYGSKDALLAEAYISLIEDLGDGFVGPPDGDAGPGGSLERFEKMWGNVIQSFPEARGIWMLTLEFITQGERLAGVRDIMVKAQVQGRAGLAALLLDLDDTAVPEDVVNAEGRLYTTLLNGLMVQWLFDPGSATTAGQLTEGLRRVAERASAAEGRRLPQS from the coding sequence ATGGGACACCGTGAGGATCTGCTCGCAGGGGCCAAGCGCTGCCTGCTGGAGAAGGGCTTCGTGCGCACGACGGCGCGCGACGTCGTCAAGGAGTCGGGTACGAATCTCGCGTCGATCGGCTATCACTACGGCTCGAAGGACGCGCTGCTCGCCGAGGCCTACATCTCGCTCATCGAGGACCTCGGCGACGGCTTCGTGGGGCCGCCCGACGGCGACGCGGGACCCGGCGGTTCGCTGGAGCGGTTCGAGAAGATGTGGGGCAACGTCATCCAGTCGTTCCCCGAGGCGCGCGGGATCTGGATGCTGACCCTTGAGTTCATCACCCAGGGCGAGCGGCTCGCCGGGGTGCGGGACATCATGGTCAAGGCCCAGGTCCAGGGCCGCGCCGGGCTCGCCGCGCTCCTGCTCGACCTCGACGACACCGCCGTGCCGGAGGACGTCGTGAACGCCGAGGGGCGGCTCTACACGACCCTGCTCAACGGCCTCATGGTGCAGTGGCTCTTCGACCCGGGCTCGGCCACCACGGCCGGGCAGCTCACGGAGGGGCTGCGGCGGGTGGCTGAGCGGGCCTCGGCGGCGGAGGGCCGGCGGCTACCGCAGTCGTGA